One stretch of Chitinivibrionales bacterium DNA includes these proteins:
- a CDS encoding VOC family protein codes for MVDTRYYSNTLFLNILPTKPELKEREDCRHSLEAKFGVSKHVKARGGHMARRKNEFVTIGFAAALLIFVALPSQIWSTQADSILGRVAARPVLHHILIEVADIARSLKFYRDCLGLSLTSQANGFATLESANAGIYLWQNHWGWEDARASQKSRGIGMYPHFEVENVAAMVERFRKAGYSIVQEPRNYDWGTEAFVRDPDGYIIALVKLAPAR; via the coding sequence GTGGTTGACACACGCTATTATTCAAATACGCTCTTCTTGAATATCCTTCCAACAAAACCCGAACTCAAGGAGCGCGAAGATTGCAGGCATAGCTTAGAAGCTAAATTCGGAGTTTCCAAACACGTCAAGGCACGGGGGGGTCACATGGCGCGGCGCAAGAATGAGTTTGTGACAATTGGATTTGCTGCTGCATTGCTGATTTTCGTTGCCTTGCCCAGCCAAATATGGTCGACTCAAGCGGACTCTATTCTGGGCCGGGTGGCAGCGAGGCCAGTTCTCCATCACATACTGATCGAGGTCGCCGATATCGCAAGATCTCTGAAGTTCTACCGTGACTGCCTCGGACTCTCGCTCACCTCGCAAGCAAACGGCTTTGCCACGCTGGAATCAGCCAACGCTGGGATCTACTTATGGCAGAACCACTGGGGCTGGGAAGATGCACGCGCTTCCCAAAAGAGCAGGGGAATTGGCATGTATCCGCATTTTGAGGTGGAAAATGTGGCGGCCATGGTGGAGCGGTTCAGAAAGGCCGGGTATTCAATTGTCCAGGAGCCACGCAACTACGATTGGGGAACAGAGGCGTTCGTGCGCGATCCGGACGGCTACATTATCGCTCTGGTGAAGCTGGCCCCCGCCCGATGA
- a CDS encoding peroxiredoxin-like family protein, whose translation MRKMFLTCSIVILFLAVVPGGIDVAASQENPVPLTAQEVHPLAVGDSVPDGILSTIKGKDVDFKKLIAQKPSVVIFYRGGWCPYCNLQMGQMVKIEPKLTEMGYQILAISPDKPQNLKESLGKHHINYTLLSDRSMEITRRFGLAYQVNHETLTKMQDRGISLDSSTGNSLHLLPVPAAYVVDQKGIIHFVYFNPDIKVRVNPDDLMNAAKKARP comes from the coding sequence ATGCGCAAAATGTTCTTAACCTGTTCAATTGTGATTTTGTTTTTAGCGGTTGTACCTGGAGGAATTGACGTGGCTGCTTCCCAAGAAAATCCTGTACCGCTTACTGCCCAGGAAGTTCACCCCCTAGCCGTTGGGGATTCGGTGCCGGATGGAATTCTCTCAACGATCAAAGGCAAGGATGTAGACTTTAAGAAGCTTATCGCCCAAAAACCCAGTGTCGTAATATTCTACCGTGGAGGCTGGTGCCCTTACTGTAATCTGCAAATGGGCCAAATGGTAAAGATTGAACCTAAATTAACAGAAATGGGTTATCAGATATTGGCCATAAGTCCAGACAAACCGCAGAACCTTAAGGAAAGCTTGGGCAAGCATCATATCAACTATACTCTGCTCTCTGATCGCTCGATGGAAATTACCCGGAGATTCGGGCTGGCTTACCAAGTGAATCATGAAACCCTAACGAAGATGCAAGACCGAGGCATATCGCTGGATTCGAGCACCGGCAACAGTCTCCACCTCCTACCTGTGCCAGCCGCCTATGTAGTGGATCAAAAGGGCATCATTCATTTCGTCTATTTCAATCCAGACATTAAGGTCCGTGTCAACCCCGACGATTTAATGAATGCCGCAAAAAAGGCAAGGCCGTAA